The following are from one region of the Deltaproteobacteria bacterium GWA2_45_12 genome:
- a CDS encoding gamma carbonic anhydrase family protein has product MSLFSFDSIQPKIHASCFVAPQACVIGDVEIGEGSSIWFQTVVRGDVNTIRIGKKTNIQDLCMVHVTNRDAPKPAPTVIGDEVTVGHRVVLHGCTIKDRCLIGIGSIILDGAVIEEECMIGAGSLVTPGTIIPRGHLAWGSPAKVTRPLTAAEKKFLRLSAAHYAQLAKKYGEEGDRKS; this is encoded by the coding sequence ATGAGTCTCTTTTCTTTTGATTCTATTCAACCCAAAATTCATGCCTCTTGTTTTGTGGCTCCCCAAGCCTGTGTGATTGGCGATGTTGAAATAGGGGAGGGCTCTTCTATCTGGTTTCAAACGGTGGTGCGGGGGGACGTCAATACAATCCGCATTGGCAAAAAAACAAACATTCAGGATTTATGTATGGTGCATGTGACCAATCGGGATGCCCCCAAGCCTGCCCCCACGGTTATCGGGGATGAAGTTACTGTGGGTCATCGGGTGGTTTTGCATGGTTGCACCATTAAGGACAGATGCCTTATCGGCATTGGAAGCATTATTTTAGACGGTGCTGTCATTGAGGAAGAATGCATGATCGGTGCGGGAAGTCTTGTGACCCCGGGAACAATTATTCCCAGGGGGCATTTGGCATGGGGCTCGCCTGCCAAAGTAACCCGGCCTCTAACAGCGGCTGAAAAAAAATTTCTACGCTTATCGGCGGCTCATTATGCCCAATTGGCAAAAAAGTATGGGGAAGAGGGGGATAGAAAATCATGA